From the genome of Halomonas sp. LR3S48:
GCCGGCTGCGGACCGCCTGCGGCCTCGATCTCGTCATAGACCTTTTCCAGCTTGGCGATCGTACGGCCTAGCAGAATCACCGTGGCGCCATGGCGAGCAAAGGCCAGGGCAGCCGCACGGCCTATGCCATCACCGGCCCCCGTCACGAGGATGATGCGATCGGAGAGCAGGTCGGCGGGCGCCGCATAGTCGATCTTGCAGGTCATCTTGACTCCTTGGACGATGCCAGCCCCTTACAGGGACTGGCGCAGGAAATCGTTGGCAAGCCCGGCAGCGCTACTGTCGGGGTAGTCGTCACGCACGCGCTCGAGCAGCCCGCGGCTCTCTTCGATTTCACCCTGGCGCGCCTTGATCAGGCCGAGCTTGTACAGGGCGTCGGGCACCTTGCTGCTTTGCGAGAAGTTATCGATGACCTGGCGAAAAGCGGCTTCCGCCTGGTCCAGGTTGGCTTCCGCCGAATGCAGCTCGCCCAGCCAATAATAGCCGTTGGCGGTCAGGCTGGTATCGGGGTAGTCCTGCACGAAGGCAGTAAAGGCCGCGATTGCCTCGTCGAACTGACGCGCCTGAACCTTGGCGAAGGCAGCCTGGTAGGCGCCTTGGGCGTCGGGGCTGTTGCCGCTCGGCGAGGGAGTCTGCGCCACCTGCCGAGCCGACTCCTCATCGACCGCCGGGTTGGCCTCGATACCGGCGCTGCCGGCCATCAACCGCTCGTCGAGGTCGAGGTACTGCTGGCGGGTCTGGTTGCGCAGCTGCTCGAGCTGGTGGCGCAGTTCCTCGATCTGGCCACGCAACTGCTGGATCTCGCGCTGGTGCTCCTGCAACTGGTTGTACATCACCAGGCTGCCGCCGGCTTCTTCACGTACCTCGGCCTGTTCGAGAAATCCTCGCGGCTGTGCGGTGCGGTCCTCGACGATCGGGCGCTGCTGGGCTTCTACAAGGCTCATCACGGACAGCGGGAGCACCAGGGCTCCCGCGCCGCACAGCCTTTTCAGACTGTGTCTCATGCTTTACTCCATTGGCGCACGATTGCGCCAGTTCGCTCAGTAGGCAAACACAACGCGGCGATTCTGGGCACCGGCATCCTCGCTGCTGCCACGCACCGCCGGACGCTCTTCGCCATAGCTGACCACTTCCAGCTGTGACGGGGAGACGCCCTGCACCTCGAGGAAGCGCTTCACCGAGTTGGCGCGGCGCTCACCCAAGGCCATGTTGTACTCGCGAGTGCCACGCTCGTCGGTGTGGCCCTGCAGGACGACACGAGCATTGCCGTTGGAGCGCAGGAAGCGGGCATGAGCGACCAGTACCGACTCGAATTCGGGGCGGATATTGTCGCGGTCGAAATCGAAATAGATGGTGCGGACATCGGGGATGCGCCCATCGGCTTGCTGGCCGGCGCGATCGCCGCTGACGCCGGAGCCACTGACTTGGCCCGAGCCGGCGGTACCGGTACCGGCACCGCCATTGGCGCCTGTGCCATCCATGGACCCGTCACGGCTTCCCCCGGTGCTCGAACAGCCGGCAACCAGAGCCAGGGACAGGGCAATTGCCAGGGTTCTGGCATGCGACTTGAATTGCATCGTCAAACTCCTCACAGGATTCGAGTGACACGTACCGTTAGTTCAGGAATGGTGACCATGCAGGTTCGCGCACGTCACCCCGCGCCGAAGGCAGCCGATAGGACGCTCGTCCATCGGCCGACACGGCCCCCAA
Proteins encoded in this window:
- the ybgF gene encoding tol-pal system protein YbgF; translation: MRHSLKRLCGAGALVLPLSVMSLVEAQQRPIVEDRTAQPRGFLEQAEVREEAGGSLVMYNQLQEHQREIQQLRGQIEELRHQLEQLRNQTRQQYLDLDERLMAGSAGIEANPAVDEESARQVAQTPSPSGNSPDAQGAYQAAFAKVQARQFDEAIAAFTAFVQDYPDTSLTANGYYWLGELHSAEANLDQAEAAFRQVIDNFSQSSKVPDALYKLGLIKARQGEIEESRGLLERVRDDYPDSSAAGLANDFLRQSL
- the pal gene encoding peptidoglycan-associated lipoprotein Pal yields the protein MQFKSHARTLAIALSLALVAGCSSTGGSRDGSMDGTGANGGAGTGTAGSGQVSGSGVSGDRAGQQADGRIPDVRTIYFDFDRDNIRPEFESVLVAHARFLRSNGNARVVLQGHTDERGTREYNMALGERRANSVKRFLEVQGVSPSQLEVVSYGEERPAVRGSSEDAGAQNRRVVFAY